In a single window of the Leptolyngbya sp. 'hensonii' genome:
- a CDS encoding prolyl oligopeptidase family serine peptidase, which translates to MLKPVAAQVTWQSPPPPIDQILNAPPPPVVLFSPYHEWMVQLEQPALPALSELAEPEIALGGFQINPKTNGPNRQFTYRNLGVKSISSDPVTLLPLPEGARIDFLKWSLDGQRLAFTLTQEQGLELWVVDLRDRVPHRLTGPILNATYGDPYEWLPGEAGLLCKVVPGDRGPAPVENPVPIGPLVQENLGRKTPTRTYTNLLESPHDEALFEYYLTSRLERIGLDGQRTLMMESALIDEAIPSPDGNYILLTTFHRPFSYQVPAYLFPKQVQVLDFTGRALYQVADLPLADDLSIKFDSVRPGRRKVNWRADQPATLFWVEALDGGDASQEAALRDRLYELAAPFTAAPTQLWQSEYRFRQILWGQSDVALAWEIWYDSRRIRIWQLNPNQPSRLPRLLVDRSYEDQYSDPGMPMTTTGVYGWEVLRLTPDGLGLYLNGRGASPAGVYPFLDQINLETGQKQRLWQAKDPYFEGVVEILDDRGQTLITRRQSQQEPPNYFLRQLQRDQVIQLTDYRDPAPQFTTVRKELIRYQRADGVQLSGTLHLPPGYEPKRDGPLPTIFWVYPTEFKDRDSAGQVTTASNAFSRPRRTSVLFLLTQGYAVLDNPSLPIVGEGKTEPNDTYIEQLVAGAKAAVTYLVDRGIADPQRLGIGGHSYGAFTTANLLAHSDLFRAGVAMSGAYNRTLTPFGFQGEQRSFWDAAETYIQMSPFTVAAKIKEPLLLIHGANDSNPGTYPIQTERFYEALKGLGSTVRWVVLPLEDHGYRSREAIGHTLWEMIRWYDQYVKSDPVSR; encoded by the coding sequence ATGCTCAAACCCGTAGCAGCTCAGGTAACCTGGCAATCTCCACCCCCTCCCATTGATCAGATTCTGAATGCACCACCCCCACCCGTGGTGCTGTTTTCTCCCTATCACGAGTGGATGGTGCAGTTAGAACAGCCCGCCCTTCCGGCCCTCTCTGAACTGGCGGAACCGGAGATTGCCCTGGGTGGGTTTCAGATCAATCCCAAGACCAATGGACCCAATCGCCAGTTCACCTATCGAAATCTGGGGGTGAAATCCATCTCATCTGATCCGGTAACCCTCCTCCCTTTGCCTGAAGGTGCCCGAATCGACTTTTTGAAGTGGTCTCTGGATGGGCAACGGCTGGCCTTTACCTTGACCCAAGAACAGGGGTTGGAACTGTGGGTTGTGGATTTGCGCGATCGTGTCCCCCACCGCCTGACGGGGCCAATCCTCAATGCCACCTATGGGGACCCCTACGAGTGGTTGCCCGGAGAAGCAGGGCTTCTGTGTAAGGTGGTGCCGGGCGATCGGGGACCTGCGCCTGTCGAGAATCCTGTCCCGATCGGTCCTCTGGTGCAGGAGAACCTGGGTCGCAAGACCCCCACCCGAACCTATACCAATCTGCTAGAAAGTCCCCATGATGAGGCCCTGTTCGAGTACTACCTGACCTCCAGACTGGAGCGGATTGGTCTAGATGGTCAGCGCACACTCATGATGGAATCGGCCCTGATCGATGAGGCCATCCCATCACCGGATGGCAATTATATTTTGCTGACGACGTTCCATCGCCCTTTTTCCTACCAGGTACCTGCCTACCTATTTCCCAAACAGGTTCAGGTGCTGGACTTCACAGGACGGGCTCTCTATCAGGTTGCTGACCTCCCCCTGGCCGATGATCTGTCGATCAAGTTCGACTCGGTGCGCCCTGGTCGGCGGAAAGTCAACTGGCGGGCCGACCAGCCTGCAACTCTGTTCTGGGTAGAGGCTCTGGATGGGGGAGATGCCAGCCAGGAGGCTGCCCTGCGAGACCGTTTATATGAGCTGGCTGCCCCCTTTACAGCAGCACCGACCCAGCTCTGGCAATCAGAATATCGTTTCCGGCAGATCCTCTGGGGTCAATCAGATGTGGCTCTTGCCTGGGAGATCTGGTACGACAGCCGCCGGATCAGGATCTGGCAACTCAACCCAAATCAGCCTTCACGCTTGCCCCGGCTGTTGGTCGATCGCAGTTATGAAGACCAGTACAGTGATCCGGGGATGCCTATGACCACAACTGGGGTCTATGGTTGGGAGGTGCTGCGCTTGACTCCGGATGGGCTGGGCCTCTATCTGAATGGCCGGGGAGCCTCTCCTGCTGGGGTCTATCCTTTTCTGGATCAGATCAACTTGGAAACCGGGCAGAAGCAACGCCTCTGGCAGGCCAAAGACCCTTATTTTGAAGGAGTTGTGGAGATTCTGGACGATCGGGGCCAAACCCTGATTACCCGCCGCCAATCCCAACAGGAGCCCCCTAACTACTTTCTGAGACAACTCCAACGCGATCAGGTGATTCAACTGACGGATTATCGGGATCCAGCTCCCCAGTTTACAACGGTCCGCAAAGAGTTGATCCGGTATCAGCGCGCCGATGGGGTCCAACTATCTGGAACATTACACCTTCCCCCAGGCTATGAACCAAAGCGAGATGGGCCTCTCCCAACCATCTTCTGGGTTTATCCGACGGAGTTCAAAGATCGGGACAGCGCTGGTCAGGTGACTACGGCCAGCAATGCCTTCAGTCGTCCTCGCCGGACATCGGTGCTCTTCCTCCTGACCCAGGGCTATGCCGTGCTGGATAATCCCAGTCTCCCGATCGTGGGAGAAGGGAAAACTGAACCGAATGATACCTATATCGAACAACTGGTAGCCGGGGCCAAGGCTGCCGTGACTTATCTGGTCGATCGGGGCATTGCAGACCCCCAGCGATTGGGAATTGGTGGCCATTCCTATGGCGCGTTTACCACCGCCAATCTCTTAGCCCATAGTGATCTGTTTCGAGCTGGAGTAGCCATGAGTGGGGCTTACAACCGTACCCTCACGCCTTTCGGGTTTCAGGGGGAACAGCGGAGTTTCTGGGATGCTGCTGAAACTTATATTCAGATGTCTCCGTTTACCGTTGCAGCCAAAATTAAAGAGCCCTTGCTCTTGATCCATGGGGCCAATGACAGTAACCCTGGTACCTATCCCATCCAAACAGAGCGCTTTTACGAGGCCCTGAAAGGATTGGGGTCAACGGTTCGTTGGGTGGTTTTGCCGTTGGAGGATCATGGGTATCGATCGCGGGAAGCGATCGGTCATACTCTCTGGGAAATGATCCGGTGGTACGACCAGTATGTTAAATCCGATCCGGTGTCCCGATAG